The genomic stretch TTCGGAGTCGGTCCAATCTTCTCCGTATTCTTCCTTCCAATCGTTTTCTGGAACGAATTCCCTTTTTAGACCAGAGGAAGCTTTTGCCCTGGCTTTTCTTTTTGCCTTTCTGGCCTTATCCGCCTTTGCCTTTCTAGCTTTTGCGTGTTCCGGATCTTCTATTTTAGAAAGAGCTCTTGCTTCTTCTTCAAATTTTTCGCAGAGTAAAATCCGAGCCTTGTATCTATTCAGTCCTTGGGTGCGATGAATGGAACATTTGATCTCTGTTCCGCTTGGTCTATGAAGAAGGCGAACTGCAGTAGAGACCTTGTTCACGTTCTGGCCTCCCTTTCCGCCGCTTCGAACAAAAGTCTCTTCTAGATCCGATTCTTTGATCCCAAGACCTTCCAGCCTAGAGAGCAAAGCAGTTTCTTTTTCTATAGAAACCGGAAAGCGAGAGGCCATTTATCTTTTGAGGATCTCATCCGTATCAAACTGAGTAAAGTACGGAAAAGGCTTACCGGAATCATCCAGACAAACATAGGTAATCTTACAGTCTATGATCTCTCTGACTTCTTTTTTCTTTTGGCTCTTTGCAATTGCAGCACAACGCAGAGTGATGGAACTCTTTCCTACCTTCTCTACTTTAGAAAAAATCTGTATGATCTCGCCAAGAAGACCTGGGCTCTTGAATACTACATCGTCCATACTAACAGTCACTAAATTCGAATAGCCGATCTTTTCCATGACGAACATAGCGCATCCCTCGTCTATCCAGGCAAGCATCTGTCCTCCGAATAAAAATCCGTGCTGGTTCAGATCCCGAGACATCACAATATGTTGGGTGCTCAGACCCATTCCCTGTATTTTGGAATCCAAGAATACTTCTACGCTCATTTTGATTCTCCCGTTTTCAAAACCAAGGAAGAAGGACATTCTTTTCTAAGAATGCATGTCTCGCAGAAGGTCTTATGCGCCTTGCAATACTTTCTTCCCAAAAATATAAAATATAAGGACAGATCCATCCAGTATTCCGGTTGGATATTCTTCATCAGATCTTTCTCAACCTTGACCGGATCTGATTGGTCGGTTAAACCCAATTTTTTAGATATTCGTTTTACATGAGTGTCCACCA from Leptospira semungkisensis encodes the following:
- a CDS encoding peptide chain release factor family protein — translated: MASRFPVSIEKETALLSRLEGLGIKESDLEETFVRSGGKGGQNVNKVSTAVRLLHRPSGTEIKCSIHRTQGLNRYKARILLCEKFEEEARALSKIEDPEHAKARKAKADKARKAKRKARAKASSGLKREFVPENDWKEEYGEDWTDSEE
- a CDS encoding acyl-CoA thioesterase yields the protein MSVEVFLDSKIQGMGLSTQHIVMSRDLNQHGFLFGGQMLAWIDEGCAMFVMEKIGYSNLVTVSMDDVVFKSPGLLGEIIQIFSKVEKVGKSSITLRCAAIAKSQKKKEVREIIDCKITYVCLDDSGKPFPYFTQFDTDEILKR